The Streptomyces sp. cg36 genomic interval CGGTCAGACGGCGCCAGCGGACCTCGCCGGTGCGGAAGTCGACGGCGGTCAGGTACCAGGCGTCGACGCCGAGGGCGTTGGGCTCCTTCTCGTAGAAGTAGAGCAGGCCGTTGGCCGTGGAGAGCTTGGGAACGGTCGACGGCGACTTGACGTCGCTCTGCCACACCGTGTCGCAGCCGCTGCCGTCGGGGCGCACGTCGATGCGGGTCACCCCGCCCACCACGCTCCGGCCGAAGGTGAGCGAGGTGAGGTTCTCGTAGCCGTAGTTGTTCTCGACGACGATGCTGTTGCCCCAGGTGATCAGGGAGTTGTCGGTGGTGGAGTGCCCGGCCCCGAAGACGGGGACCTCGCAGACCAGCCGCCGGTCGTCGGGGACGTCCGCGCCCCGCCGGTAGACGACCACGTTCATCCGGTCGTCGGCGTTGTCGGTGATGGCCGCGTAGCCGTCGCCGAAGAGGTCGGGCGTGGTGCCCGAACCCTGGTTCACCGAGCCGGGTTTGGTGCCGGTGCCCCGGTCGTACGTCTGGCGCCAGCGCACCACCGGGGTGCCCCCGGCGTCCGCCTCGAAGCTGTACAGGGCGTGGTCGGAGACGATGGAGACGCCGTCCTCGGCCACCGAGAAGGAGTTCTGGATCTCCTCCCCCGGCAGCTGGACGGAGCGGACGCGCCCGCTGTCCGGGTCGATCGTGCCCACCCGGCCGAGCCGGGTCACCCACCAGATGCGGCCCTGCCAGTCCGGCATCACCGAGGTGACCGGGTCGCAGACGCCGCTCGGGAAGAGGTTGGTCCAGCTGACGCAGTCGTGCGGGACCACCGCGCTCAGGTTCCAGTCGTCGTCGACGACGAACCGCCAGCTCCCGTCGGCGGCCTGCTCGTGCGCGAGGCGCAGGACGTGGTGGCGGGAGTCGGCCAGGACCACCCGGTCCCGGTCGTCGAGGTAGAAGTACGCTCCGCCGGAGGTGTCCTTGAAGATCTTCGAGAAGTCGAGCCGGGTGATCGCCTCGACCGTCGAGGAGCGCTGCGGCAGCTGGTACTCGGCGAGCGTGGCGAGGGTGCGCGGGTCGAGGAGCTTGAGCAGGAAACCCTGGAAGGTGCCGCAGACGGTGATCAGCCGCCCGGCCGCGTCGAAGGTGGCGGTGGCGCACTCGCCGCCGAGCGCGGCGATCCGCTCGCTGGTGACCTGCGGGTCGCGGCCGAGCGGCCCCGGGTAGGGGTGGGTGCCGCTGCCCCACGAGTCGCCGTGCATCCCGCTGCGCCCGTTGGGGGCGAGGTGCGGGTTCTGGGCGGGGGCCGCGCCGGGCACGGGCCGGGCGGTGGCGGGCGCGCCCTCGTACTGGCTGACCAGGCGGTGGCCGGGCGCCTTGGGTATCTCGGTGGCCCGGGCGCCGCCGGCCGGGCCCGTGAGGGCGCTCGCGGCGGCGGTGAGCGTCAGGGCCAGTGCGCGGGCGAGCGCTCTGCGGGACAACATACGGCTCCTCCGGTCGCGTACGGCACCGCCGCGTACGTCGGTGACGTACGGGTGGTGCGTACATCGGGTGTCGCGCCGGGGCCCGACGCTAGAGCCGTGTTCGTGAAGTGTCCATGCAAAGTCGGGCGGCTTCACACACGTTTCATGATCGGCCCAGGACCGGCCGGACGGGCCGGCGGGACGGGCCGGTCCACCGCAGCCGCCCGTGAACCGCCGCCGCACACACGGCGGTTGACCAGCACGCGCTCAGGCCGAGAGCCGCCTTTCGAGCGGCGTGCGGAAGCTCGGGCGGATGCGTACGTCGCCGAAGAACTCCGCCAGCCGCTCCGCCTCCGCGGCGATCGCAGCCGTGGCGTCCGCGCCCAGGTCGGCCACGTCCTCGAAGACATGGGTGGCGATCTCGCCGTCCGCCCGCTGTGCCCAGCCGCCCACGATCCGCCCGCTCCACCACAGCGACGGGCCGATGTTGCCGGTGTTGTCGAAGAGTTCGGCCCGGTGGGCGGTGTCGAGGTACCAGTCGCGGTGGCGCCAGCCCATCGGGGTCGGGTCGAGGCCCGGCAGCAGCGCGGCCCAGGGGCCGCGGTCGGGCGGCGCCGCGAGCGAGCCGGGCAGGGCGTGGCCGGGCCCCTCGTCGAGGTCGACCTCGACCGCGCCGGACCCGGCCAGCGCCTTGCGGGTGTCGGTGAGCGTCCACCCCGTCCACCACTTCACGTCCTCGGTGGTGGCGGGTCCGAACGCGTCGAGGTAGCGCGTGACCAGTTCGGTCCTGGCCTCGGCGGCGGGCAGCTCCGGGTGCGGCTCGGCGACCGTCCAGCGGAACTGGCTGGAGGCCCAGGTGCCCAGCGGGCGCCCGCGCCGGATGCGCCCCTCGGCGGCCAGCACCCCCAGGAAGCGGCTGGTGATGCGGGGCCTCGCCTCGTACGGCTTGCCCGCGGCCTGGACGATCTGGGCGCGCAGCGCGGGCACGTCCTCGGCGAGCTGGGCGGCGGTCGCCTCGCCCCGGGCCGCGAGGGCGGCCAGCACCTCCTCCTGGGTGGCGGCGAACCACTGTGCACCCAGGCCCAGTTGCTCCTCGATCACCTTCGCCAGGCCCTTGCGCTCGCGCACCGCGACGGCCCGCGCCGCGCCCGCGTCGGCGACCGGGGCGAGCTCGGCTGGCAGCACGAACATGGTGCGGCGCATGCAGAGCATCCGCACCAGCGCGTGGTCCTCGTACAGCGCGCGCTCCAGCTCGGCGACCGACGCCGCGGCCGACCGGGCGGCGACCGAGAGGTACACGGTGGCCGGGTCGGTGGCGTGCAGCGCCACCAGCGCCCGCGCGACCTGCTCGGGCGCGGCGGCGCGGGCGGCCGGGGCGAGCAGGTGGCGGGAGCCGAGGCGGGCGCGCCGCTGGGCCGCGGTGATCTTCGGTCGGGCAGCCGTCATGGTCTGAGGCTACCGACCACTCCGGCCGTGGCGTTCAGGCTGTCGTGGATCGTGGGCGCGAGGCTCGTCCCGGCGAGGAAGAACCCGAGCAGGACACAGACCACCGCGTGCGACGCCTTGAGTCCGCCGGTGCGCAGGAAGATCACCGCCAGCACCACGAGCAGCAGCACCACCGAGATCGAAATGGCCATGGCCAGCCTCCTCCACCGCGCCCCATTTCGGGCATTCGGCCGCCAGTGTGACGGAGGAGGCGGGCCATTCGGACGCATGGCGTGTCCGCCGTACGGGTGTTGACTGCGGGTGACGACGGGCGGGCGGGGGCCGGGCTACTCGCCGTGGGCCCGCAGGAACGCCTCCAGGCCGGCCAGGTCGTCGGTGTTGAGGTAGTCGACGTCGGCGGCGAGCAGCTCCGTCCAGAGCGCGTCCCGCTCCGGCCCGGCCAGGTCCGGGGTGGCCCAGAACCGTACGCGCTGGCGGTGCGCGTGGGCCCGCGCCACGATCTGCCGCAGCTTCTGCCGCTCGGCGGGCGGGAACGGCCCGGCGCCCAGCCAGCTGAAGCTCTCCGTCCAGTTGCTGCTGATCAGTGGGATGAAGGCGGCGGTGGCGGCGGTGCCCAGGTCGTCGAGCCGTCCGTCGTAGAACGCGTGGCGCACCCGCTGCGCCTCCATCGGCACCCGGGCGGCGCGGTCGCCGGAGATCACCGGGGTGACGGCGCCGGTCGACACCCGCCCGTGCCCGTACCGGCTGAGCATCTCGCGGTACGGGCGCAGCCGCCGGTCGAGCTCCAGATAGGCGGCGGCGCCGTCGGCCTTGATGTCGACGAGCAGTTGTACGGAGTGGTGGTAACCCCGGTACACCGAGCCGCGGTTGGCGCGCACCCGGGCCAGCAGCGGGTCGAGGTAGAGCCTTTCGAGGGTGCGGGTGGGGTCGAGGCCGGCCGGGTCGTGGGCCACCAGGAGCTGCCCGTCCACCAGGTAGATGTCGGCCTCGACGCTGGTGAACCCGTGTGCCAGGGCGTCGAAGAGGGGGTGCGGGTGCTCGTAGTCGTTGTGCGCGTGGGTCCTGCGCAGCGGTCTCGGCCCGGTGGGGCGACCGCCGGCGCGGTCGGCCGCGGCGGCGGTGGGCGCGATGGCGGCGCTTGCGGCTGCCGCGGCCAGGGCGGCGACGGCACTGCGGCGGGTCAGTCGAGCCATGGGAACTCTCCCGGGGGCGGTGGGACGACGGACGGCGGGACGGCACCGAGTATGGCCGCGCGCCGGGGGCAACGGGCAGGTGCGGGCCGAGAGTTGGCCGGTACTTCGCCGGGCCGTCACCGGGGCGGCGACGGCCGCCCGCTCCGCCCGCCGCTACCGTCCGAGCTCGTCCCAGCCCGCCGTCCGGTCGCACCAGCGCGTCAGGAGCGTGCGGTCGTGGCCCACCGTGAGGAGGGCGGCGCCGGTGGCCGTGCGGTAGCGCTCGACGGTGGCCACCAGGGCCGCCGTCGTCGACGCGTCCAGCATCGCCGTCATCTCGTCGCACACCAGCAGGCGCGGGCGCAGCACCAGGGCGCGGGCCAGACAGGCGCGCTGGAGCTGGCCGTCGCTGACCTCGTGCGGACGGCGGTTGAGCAGGTCGCCGCCCAGGCCCACCAGCTCGGCCAGTTCGTCCACGCGCTCGCGCACCTCGATGCGGCGGCCGTTCGCCCGCAGCGGCTCGGCGACGATCTCGCGCAGCCGCAGCCGGGGGTCGGCGGCCAGGCGCGGCGACTGGAAGACGACCCCCACGGTGGTGCGCAGCGCGCGCGGGGCGCGGTGGCGCCACTCGGTGACCCGGGTGCCGTCGAGGGTGACCGTGCCGCCGTCGGGACGGTGCAGCAGGGCCGCGACCCGGGCCAGGGTGGACTTGCCGCAGCCGCTGGGCCCGAGCAGGCCCACCGCCTCGCCGGGGGCGACGGACAGGCTCACCGAGCGGACCACGGGCCGCTCGCGCTCGTACCCGGCGGTGATGTCCTTCAGCTCAAGCACGGCCGGGCTCCTCCGGGTGGTGGCAGGCGACCTCGCCGTCGAACGGCGGCGGGGTGCCGCACAGGGCGGTGGCCCGTGCGCAGCGGGGGGCGAACGCGCAGCCCGTAGGGAGATCGCCCAGTTCGGGCGGCATTCCGGGAATGGGGGCGAAGGCCCGTTCCGGGAGCGCGTCGAGCAGGCCCCGAGCATACGGGTGACGGGGTCCCGGCTCACCGAAATACGAGGCCGCGTCGGCGAGTTCGACGATGCGGCCCGCGTACATCACGGCGACCCGGTCGGCGATCCGCCGGGCCGCCGCGAGGTCGTGGGTGATCATCAGCAGGGCGCGGCCGTCGTCGGCGGTGCGGCGCAGTTCGTCGGCGGTGCGCTCCACCAGGTCGCGGTCGAGGCCGGTGGTGGGTTCGTCGGCGAGCAGCAGCGGCGCGTCCCCGACCAGCGCCAGCGCGGTCGCGGCGCGCTGGGCGAGGCCGCCGGAGAGCTCGTGCGGGTAGCGGTCGAGGTGGCCGGGCGGGAACGCGGCCCGTTCGGCCGCCGCCTCGGTGGCCGCGGGCAGCTCGCGCCGCGGGGTGCCGGTGAGCTCGCGCAGGGTCTCGGCGAGCTGGGCGCGCACGGTCCGTACGGGGGTGAGGTGCGCGGCCGGGCTCTGCGGGACGAGGCCGACGCGGCGGCCCCGTACGGTGCGGGCCAGGGTGCGTTCGTCGGCGGTGAGCAGGTCGAGGGGGGCGCCGCCGCCGTGCAGGACGGCGCTTCCGGCGGTCTCCGCGTTGCCCGGCAGCAGGCCGAGCAGGGCGGAGGCGAGGACCGACTTGCCGCAGCCGCTCTCGCCGACCAGGGCCAGGCACTCGCCCGCCGCCAGGTCGAAGGAGGCGTCGGTGACGGCGCTGACGTAGTGGCCGCCGCGCATCCGGAAGCGCACCGAGAGGCCGCGCGCGGCCAGGACCGTGGTCACAGCGTCAGCTCCGATCGGCGGCGCGGGTTGAGGCGTTCGCGCCAGGCTCCGGCCAGACCGGCCACCGCCAGGGTCGGCACGATCAGCAGCAGGCCCGGGAAGAGCGTGGGCCACCAGTGCCCGGCGAGCAGCGAGCCGCGTGCCGACTGGACCAGGTTGCCGAGGCTGGCCTGGTGGCTGGGCAGGCCGAGGCCGAGGAAAGAGAGCGCCGACTCGTGCCACATCGCGTGCGGCACCATCAGCACGGCGGCGAGCCCGGCCTGCGGCAGCACCCCCGGCAGCAGGTGACGGACCGTCACCCGCAGTCGGGAGGAGCCGCCGGAGACGGCCGCGTCGATGTAGGGGCGGGTGCGCAGGGACAGCACCTCGGCGCGGACGATCCGGGCGGTGGAGAGCCAGTGCGTGACCGCGACGGACGCGATCACCGGCCCCACGCCGGGGCGGAACATCGCCACCACGAAGATCCCCAGCAGCAGGTGCGGCACCGAGGAGAACACGTCGACGAGCCGCATCACCAGCCGGTCCGTCCAGCCGCCCAGGGCCCCGGCGAGCGCGCCCACGGCGGTGCCCACGACGGTGGCCGCGAGCGCCGCGACGACGCC includes:
- a CDS encoding winged helix DNA-binding domain-containing protein produces the protein MTAARPKITAAQRRARLGSRHLLAPAARAAAPEQVARALVALHATDPATVYLSVAARSAAASVAELERALYEDHALVRMLCMRRTMFVLPAELAPVADAGAARAVAVRERKGLAKVIEEQLGLGAQWFAATQEEVLAALAARGEATAAQLAEDVPALRAQIVQAAGKPYEARPRITSRFLGVLAAEGRIRRGRPLGTWASSQFRWTVAEPHPELPAAEARTELVTRYLDAFGPATTEDVKWWTGWTLTDTRKALAGSGAVEVDLDEGPGHALPGSLAAPPDRGPWAALLPGLDPTPMGWRHRDWYLDTAHRAELFDNTGNIGPSLWWSGRIVGGWAQRADGEIATHVFEDVADLGADATAAIAAEAERLAEFFGDVRIRPSFRTPLERRLSA
- a CDS encoding phosphatidylinositol-specific phospholipase C/glycerophosphodiester phosphodiesterase family protein, translated to MARLTRRSAVAALAAAAASAAIAPTAAAADRAGGRPTGPRPLRRTHAHNDYEHPHPLFDALAHGFTSVEADIYLVDGQLLVAHDPAGLDPTRTLERLYLDPLLARVRANRGSVYRGYHHSVQLLVDIKADGAAAYLELDRRLRPYREMLSRYGHGRVSTGAVTPVISGDRAARVPMEAQRVRHAFYDGRLDDLGTAATAAFIPLISSNWTESFSWLGAGPFPPAERQKLRQIVARAHAHRQRVRFWATPDLAGPERDALWTELLAADVDYLNTDDLAGLEAFLRAHGE
- a CDS encoding ABC transporter ATP-binding protein — its product is MLELKDITAGYERERPVVRSVSLSVAPGEAVGLLGPSGCGKSTLARVAALLHRPDGGTVTLDGTRVTEWRHRAPRALRTTVGVVFQSPRLAADPRLRLREIVAEPLRANGRRIEVRERVDELAELVGLGGDLLNRRPHEVSDGQLQRACLARALVLRPRLLVCDEMTAMLDASTTAALVATVERYRTATGAALLTVGHDRTLLTRWCDRTAGWDELGR
- a CDS encoding ABC transporter ATP-binding protein; the protein is MRGGHYVSAVTDASFDLAAGECLALVGESGCGKSVLASALLGLLPGNAETAGSAVLHGGGAPLDLLTADERTLARTVRGRRVGLVPQSPAAHLTPVRTVRAQLAETLRELTGTPRRELPAATEAAAERAAFPPGHLDRYPHELSGGLAQRAATALALVGDAPLLLADEPTTGLDRDLVERTADELRRTADDGRALLMITHDLAAARRIADRVAVMYAGRIVELADAASYFGEPGPRHPYARGLLDALPERAFAPIPGMPPELGDLPTGCAFAPRCARATALCGTPPPFDGEVACHHPEEPGRA
- a CDS encoding ABC transporter permease, producing the protein MADTASGTAAATQWRARGRSGRSTRTLRVRASALTVAAAVLAVLLVPPLVQLDQQAVDLSHKLLPPSWEHPFGTDDVGRDLLLRCVYGLRISLLVGVVAALAATVVGTAVGALAGALGGWTDRLVMRLVDVFSSVPHLLLGIFVVAMFRPGVGPVIASVAVTHWLSTARIVRAEVLSLRTRPYIDAAVSGGSSRLRVTVRHLLPGVLPQAGLAAVLMVPHAMWHESALSFLGLGLPSHQASLGNLVQSARGSLLAGHWWPTLFPGLLLIVPTLAVAGLAGAWRERLNPRRRSELTL